From one Peredibacter starrii genomic stretch:
- a CDS encoding DEAD/DEAH box helicase, which translates to MAYFHELIKHPLILQNLEELSYFEATDIQREGIPLIREGRDIFGVAQTGTGKTGSFCLPLIEKLLNSEASSIPRVLILVPTRELCMQIHDNIQAFAKGSALKSCAIYGGVKHIFQTEEINQGVNFIVATPGRLLDLLKKEMIKLEGIEVLVLDEADRMLDIGLIGDLNQILKFIPNRQQTLLYSATVPESIRELSKNFQKNPSFIEVAKNTSVNSDISQYVFHCEPNQKLPLLKNIIMEEAFGSVLIFTNTKERADEVALYLTRNSIDTKAIHSDKKQAEREKIIRQFADGKINVLVATDLVARGIDIETIGMVISFDLPLDPESYVHRVGRTGRAGRSGLAFSFCAKSDLKLLQKIESFTNSKIIQRN; encoded by the coding sequence ATGGCCTATTTTCACGAACTCATTAAACACCCTTTGATTCTTCAAAATCTTGAAGAGCTTAGCTACTTTGAAGCGACTGATATTCAAAGGGAAGGGATTCCCCTAATTCGTGAAGGTCGCGATATCTTTGGGGTGGCCCAAACAGGGACTGGAAAGACCGGTTCGTTTTGTCTGCCACTGATTGAGAAGCTTTTAAATTCGGAAGCAAGTTCTATCCCTCGTGTTTTGATCCTCGTTCCGACTCGTGAACTTTGTATGCAGATTCATGACAATATCCAGGCCTTTGCTAAGGGAAGTGCGCTTAAGTCTTGTGCTATTTACGGTGGAGTGAAGCACATCTTTCAAACGGAAGAGATCAATCAAGGGGTGAACTTTATTGTCGCGACTCCTGGAAGACTTCTTGATCTACTTAAAAAAGAAATGATTAAGCTCGAAGGTATTGAGGTCTTGGTTTTAGATGAAGCTGATCGCATGTTGGATATCGGTCTCATTGGGGATTTGAATCAGATCTTGAAGTTTATTCCAAATCGCCAGCAGACACTTCTATATTCGGCTACAGTGCCGGAAAGCATTCGTGAGCTTTCGAAGAATTTTCAAAAGAATCCAAGTTTCATAGAGGTCGCTAAGAACACATCAGTTAATTCGGATATTTCTCAATATGTGTTTCACTGTGAGCCGAATCAAAAGCTACCGCTTCTAAAAAATATCATTATGGAAGAGGCCTTTGGTTCAGTGTTGATTTTCACGAATACGAAAGAAAGAGCTGATGAAGTTGCATTGTACTTAACTAGAAACTCCATCGACACAAAAGCGATCCATTCTGATAAAAAGCAAGCTGAGCGTGAAAAGATCATTAGGCAATTCGCGGACGGGAAGATCAATGTTTTGGTGGCAACAGATCTAGTCGCTCGAGGAATTGATATTGAGACGATTGGGATGGTGATTAGCTTCGATTTACCCCTTGATCCAGAATCCTATGTTCATAGAGTGGGGCGAACTGGCCGAGCTGGTCGGTCTGGACTGGCCTTTAGTTTCTGTGCAAAGAGCGATCTCAAGCTATTACAGAAGATTGAGAGCTTTACTAACTCTAAGATAATTCAAAGAAACTAG
- a CDS encoding NAD(P)H-dependent oxidoreductase translates to MNLIELLNWRYATKAMNKETVSADKVEKILEAARLTPTSSGLQQFEIIVVTNQEIKDKIRAVSWNQSMVSDCSHLLVFAAWDQYTPERINGMFDLVNEERGFKNEGFEAYRQKLLSMYPQQDPEVSFQHAARQAYIALGTTMVACAELKVDSVPMEGFDPKAVDEILNLKARGLRSAVMLPIGYREAKNDWLVNLKKVRRPKEQFIVEVK, encoded by the coding sequence ATGAATTTGATTGAATTACTTAATTGGCGTTACGCCACTAAGGCCATGAATAAAGAAACTGTTTCAGCTGATAAGGTTGAGAAGATCCTAGAGGCGGCCCGATTAACTCCAACTTCAAGCGGACTTCAGCAGTTCGAAATCATCGTAGTCACAAATCAGGAAATCAAAGACAAGATCAGAGCAGTGTCGTGGAACCAGTCAATGGTTTCAGATTGTTCTCATCTTCTTGTGTTCGCGGCTTGGGATCAGTACACGCCAGAGAGAATCAATGGCATGTTCGACCTGGTGAATGAGGAGAGAGGGTTTAAGAACGAGGGCTTCGAGGCCTACCGTCAGAAGCTTCTTTCTATGTATCCTCAACAGGACCCTGAAGTTAGCTTTCAGCACGCTGCCCGTCAGGCCTATATCGCACTTGGTACGACCATGGTTGCTTGTGCTGAACTTAAAGTGGATTCAGTACCGATGGAAGGTTTTGATCCTAAGGCAGTAGATGAGATCCTTAATCTTAAGGCCCGCGGTCTAAGAAGTGCAGTGATGCTACCGATTGGTTACCGTGAAGCGAAGAATGACTGGCTAGTGAACTTGAAAAAAGTTCGTCGTCCTAAAGAGCAGTTCATCGTGGAAGTTAAATAA
- a CDS encoding methyltransferase domain-containing protein produces MKLSSELEAFVQSHLNLQVKISYPDHHGFLLRHKLGDCAQVLDVGTGNGTFVARLAEDHPNIHFVGIDKRRHCIDSCKTTKNFEAFQVDMFSRTSTFDFSQFDGFLMRYFLLHVDNAQKILELFKAKAKRPSRFWVIDLDWSQFTCEPKSETFDKLTGLVKDFCSKISVESRGGQNALPLLQKLGFQNIQVEHIPFSSKNIPIEELALYIKQEVLCYSIMSGRAMNDPETTELVQFIDKDVRAGKFKISYGMILLTAELTP; encoded by the coding sequence ATGAAGTTGTCTTCCGAGCTAGAAGCATTCGTTCAGAGTCACCTCAATCTTCAAGTTAAGATTTCCTATCCAGACCATCACGGATTTTTACTTCGTCACAAGTTAGGCGATTGTGCCCAGGTTCTCGATGTTGGAACTGGTAATGGGACATTTGTCGCTCGCTTAGCAGAAGACCATCCTAATATTCATTTCGTTGGTATTGATAAACGTAGGCATTGTATTGATAGTTGTAAGACCACAAAAAACTTTGAGGCCTTCCAAGTTGATATGTTTTCTCGCACGAGCACCTTCGATTTCTCTCAGTTTGATGGATTCCTTATGAGGTATTTCCTACTTCATGTTGATAATGCTCAGAAGATCCTGGAACTCTTTAAAGCAAAGGCCAAAAGACCTTCAAGGTTTTGGGTCATTGATCTTGATTGGTCTCAGTTTACCTGCGAACCCAAGAGTGAAACTTTCGATAAGCTCACAGGGCTGGTGAAAGACTTCTGTTCAAAAATCTCAGTGGAGTCCAGGGGAGGACAGAATGCCTTGCCTTTGCTTCAGAAACTAGGGTTTCAAAATATCCAAGTCGAACATATTCCATTCTCTTCAAAAAATATTCCGATTGAAGAACTTGCTCTTTATATTAAACAGGAAGTGTTGTGCTATTCCATCATGAGTGGGAGGGCGATGAATGACCCTGAAACAACTGAGCTTGTGCAATTCATAGACAAGGATGTGAGAGCAGGAAAGTTTAAAATTTCCTATGGTATGATCTTGCTCACTGCTGAACTTACTCCATAG
- the uraH gene encoding hydroxyisourate hydrolase: MLRIFSTIIFLTAMSSFSAFANGISTHVLDLATGVGGKNVPVILELKSKEGNWTRFATGVTDENGRIKSFNSPIKVSKGIYRLSFDMSKYTGSKKSSFFPEINVVFQIEDENLHYHVPVVVSPYGYSTYRGN; encoded by the coding sequence ATGCTACGCATTTTCTCTACGATAATTTTTTTAACAGCAATGAGTAGTTTTTCTGCATTCGCGAATGGGATTTCAACTCATGTTCTTGACCTCGCTACAGGAGTTGGAGGAAAAAACGTCCCCGTGATTCTGGAGCTGAAGAGCAAAGAGGGGAACTGGACCAGGTTTGCCACCGGAGTGACTGATGAGAATGGAAGAATTAAATCTTTTAATTCACCGATTAAAGTGAGCAAGGGAATTTACCGCTTAAGCTTTGATATGAGCAAATACACTGGAAGCAAAAAGAGCTCTTTCTTCCCGGAAATTAATGTGGTCTTCCAGATTGAGGATGAAAATCTCCACTATCATGTGCCAGTGGTAGTGAGCCCTTACGGATATAGTACTTATCGCGGGAATTAG
- a CDS encoding TolC family protein, translating into MIVPILFIVTSLNVAFAAEITEQQIIESVNNHYPLIQEALLKYEASKGEYEASLGNFDHKVKFKSRNNIENVYDNQYFETAIERKTPYYGIGLIAGHRQGNGKFAEYDGYYRTSSAGELFAGLTVPILRNFANDEARLGARIAKINQEISKQELMTKKLTATHKALSLYYKWLLECKKLQIRRNILNLATSRQEMIEKKFKAGDVERLKIKDNLRAIDKRRDEVLKNEIDLKRIAIELSLYLRTDKGISLIPSEDQAPVDPKVHKSTKTTSFNWDKVPQLQILNLHYEAMRQQKELNQNQKLPGLNLDVLASRELSSDVPYDPETIKIGVSFDFPLENRKAGGKTVSSEYKTLAIQKQKQYLLQELERFYNFSTESVEASLERYKVVSREYENTKVMAEAEKKRWLQGESDLFIFNLREQDIAEADIKRWTTLFDSQQYHIDAKLFSGQLLEGL; encoded by the coding sequence ATGATAGTCCCTATTCTATTTATTGTTACTTCTTTAAATGTGGCATTTGCCGCGGAAATTACAGAACAACAGATCATTGAGTCAGTAAATAACCACTATCCTCTGATTCAAGAGGCCCTGCTTAAGTACGAAGCAAGTAAAGGTGAATACGAAGCAAGCCTTGGAAACTTTGACCACAAAGTAAAATTTAAATCTCGTAACAATATCGAGAATGTGTATGACAACCAGTATTTTGAAACGGCGATTGAACGTAAGACTCCCTACTACGGTATCGGTCTCATTGCCGGTCATAGACAAGGTAATGGTAAGTTTGCTGAGTACGATGGTTATTACAGAACTTCTTCCGCTGGAGAGCTCTTTGCAGGTCTAACCGTACCAATTCTTAGAAACTTCGCCAATGATGAGGCACGACTCGGGGCCCGCATTGCCAAAATAAATCAAGAGATCTCTAAGCAAGAGCTCATGACGAAAAAATTGACCGCGACCCACAAGGCACTCTCGCTTTATTATAAGTGGCTTCTGGAATGTAAGAAGCTGCAGATCAGAAGAAACATTCTGAATCTCGCTACCAGTCGCCAGGAAATGATTGAAAAAAAGTTTAAGGCCGGCGACGTCGAAAGATTGAAGATCAAAGATAATTTAAGAGCAATCGATAAACGAAGAGACGAAGTTTTAAAGAACGAAATCGATCTTAAAAGAATTGCGATAGAACTTTCGCTTTATCTTAGAACTGATAAAGGAATCAGCTTGATTCCCTCAGAAGATCAGGCACCAGTGGATCCTAAGGTTCATAAGAGTACAAAAACCACATCATTTAACTGGGACAAGGTTCCGCAACTCCAGATTCTGAATCTTCATTATGAGGCCATGAGGCAACAGAAGGAGCTGAACCAGAATCAAAAGCTTCCGGGGCTAAATCTTGACGTCCTCGCCTCTCGTGAACTATCGAGTGATGTCCCTTATGACCCTGAGACCATCAAAATTGGTGTAAGCTTTGATTTTCCATTGGAAAACAGAAAGGCCGGGGGAAAGACCGTATCTTCTGAATACAAAACCCTGGCCATTCAAAAGCAGAAGCAATATCTCCTCCAAGAGCTCGAACGATTCTATAATTTTTCCACCGAATCAGTTGAAGCGAGCCTTGAGCGATATAAAGTCGTAAGTCGAGAGTATGAGAACACTAAAGTTATGGCGGAAGCTGAGAAGAAACGCTGGCTTCAAGGTGAAAGTGACTTATTCATCTTTAACTTGCGGGAGCAAGACATTGCTGAGGCGGACATCAAACGTTGGACGACTTTATTCGACAGTCAACAATACCATATTGATGCAAAGTTGTTTTCGGGACAGTTACTCGAAGGCCTCTAG
- a CDS encoding efflux RND transporter periplasmic adaptor subunit translates to MKKYLYVPALPIRIAGNIKVGFFILPVILLGLLPWVSFTVGVGQVTAINPNERVQSITTPVTGFIKEWKVKEGDRVEAGDVLAELIDNDPALLDRMGTERDAATAARDSAELMMDTAKINLDRQRKLFEQGLSPRKEYEKAKIEHSKMILEYQKTLATQVKAETKLSRQSQQKVLAPRSGTVVRIISGERGYLIKAGTPILVFTPDVTKMATEIWVDGNDASLIRSGMKAQVQFEGWPSIQIPGWPSLAINTFAAKVHLIDQASSYHGKFRVLLVEDEKWPSQNVLRLGAHARAYISFRETNIGWEIWRQLNRFPPVLEPIQDELTKILTIKKDSEGDEGNK, encoded by the coding sequence TTGAAAAAATATCTTTACGTGCCAGCACTTCCTATCAGAATCGCTGGCAACATCAAAGTTGGTTTCTTTATTTTACCCGTGATTCTACTTGGTCTACTCCCATGGGTTTCATTTACCGTGGGTGTGGGCCAAGTAACAGCAATCAATCCCAATGAGCGTGTACAAAGTATCACAACTCCCGTCACCGGATTTATCAAAGAGTGGAAAGTCAAAGAGGGAGATCGAGTTGAGGCAGGAGATGTATTAGCAGAACTTATCGATAATGATCCCGCCCTTCTCGATAGAATGGGAACCGAGAGAGACGCAGCGACTGCCGCACGAGACTCAGCAGAGCTCATGATGGACACCGCAAAAATCAATCTCGACCGCCAGAGAAAGTTGTTTGAACAAGGGCTCTCTCCTCGTAAAGAGTATGAGAAGGCCAAAATCGAACACTCCAAAATGATCCTTGAATATCAAAAGACCCTGGCCACTCAAGTAAAGGCCGAAACAAAGCTCTCAAGACAATCACAACAAAAAGTCCTTGCCCCAAGAAGCGGAACAGTCGTAAGAATCATTTCGGGTGAACGAGGCTACCTCATCAAAGCGGGAACTCCGATTTTGGTATTCACTCCTGACGTTACGAAAATGGCAACAGAGATTTGGGTGGATGGTAACGATGCCTCCCTCATTAGATCTGGAATGAAGGCCCAAGTTCAGTTTGAAGGATGGCCCTCAATTCAAATCCCAGGCTGGCCGTCCCTCGCCATCAATACCTTTGCAGCGAAGGTTCATCTTATCGACCAAGCAAGTTCGTATCATGGGAAATTTCGTGTTCTTTTGGTTGAAGATGAAAAATGGCCAAGCCAGAACGTTTTAAGATTAGGCGCCCATGCCAGGGCCTATATTTCATTCAGAGAAACAAACATTGGTTGGGAAATATGGCGACAGTTAAATCGCTTTCCGCCTGTTCTTGAACCTATTCAGGACGAACTCACAAAAATTCTCACCATCAAAAAAGATTCCGAAGGTGATGAGGGTAATAAATGA